The following proteins come from a genomic window of Thermoproteus sp.:
- the purB gene encoding adenylosuccinate lyase yields the protein MISPFDWRYGTQEVRALFTPKSFVETYLEVERALVCALEELGVAERGCCEAVGRARVKPEEVYELERKTGHDILSLVSLLEERSGCRFVHYGATSNDVIDTAWALLIGRALGVIKRKAREVGSLLAGLADRYKGLEMVGRTHGQWAEPITLGFKFANYYYELYIACRQLSLAEELIKAKIGGAVGTMAAWGELGPRLRELVAKRLGLSYHPISTQVAPRESFAILAFSLALLASVFERLAVEVRELSRPEIGEVIERGGGSSAMPHKANPTTSERVVSLARYVRALVDVALENVALWHERDLTNSANERVWIPEAFLAVDEILEGARRVLQNVHIDEERIRENLGRALPYILTEFHMNRMVREGASRAEAYSKARGIRAVTDDYKRWPVEKLVEDALSLKLCE from the coding sequence ATGATATCGCCTTTCGATTGGCGCTACGGGACGCAGGAAGTGAGGGCGCTCTTCACGCCTAAGTCCTTTGTGGAGACCTATCTGGAGGTCGAGCGGGCGTTAGTCTGCGCGTTGGAGGAGTTGGGCGTGGCGGAGCGGGGCTGTTGTGAGGCCGTTGGGCGGGCCCGCGTGAAGCCTGAAGAGGTCTATGAGCTGGAGAGGAAGACGGGCCACGACATATTGAGCTTGGTGTCCCTATTGGAGGAGCGGAGTGGCTGTCGTTTTGTCCACTACGGCGCCACCTCCAACGACGTGATCGATACGGCGTGGGCCTTACTGATAGGGAGGGCCCTCGGCGTGATTAAACGAAAGGCGCGTGAGGTCGGGTCGCTTCTGGCGGGCCTCGCCGATAGGTACAAGGGGCTGGAGATGGTGGGGAGGACTCACGGCCAGTGGGCCGAGCCGATTACCCTCGGCTTTAAGTTCGCCAACTACTACTACGAGCTCTATATCGCATGTCGGCAGTTGTCCCTCGCGGAGGAGTTGATCAAGGCTAAGATAGGCGGGGCAGTGGGCACCATGGCGGCGTGGGGCGAGCTGGGGCCTCGGCTGAGGGAGCTGGTGGCCAAGAGGCTCGGCCTGTCCTACCACCCCATCTCCACGCAGGTGGCTCCCCGCGAGTCCTTCGCCATCCTCGCCTTCTCCCTCGCCCTGCTGGCCTCGGTCTTCGAGAGGCTGGCCGTAGAAGTGAGGGAGCTCTCGAGGCCCGAGATTGGGGAGGTCATAGAGCGCGGCGGGGGGTCTAGCGCCATGCCCCACAAGGCCAACCCCACGACCTCCGAGCGCGTCGTGAGCCTCGCCAGATACGTCCGGGCTCTGGTCGACGTCGCGTTGGAGAACGTGGCGCTTTGGCACGAGAGGGACCTCACCAATTCGGCCAACGAGAGGGTGTGGATTCCCGAGGCCTTCCTGGCCGTAGACGAAATACTGGAGGGGGCCAGGCGGGTCCTCCAGAACGTCCATATAGACGAGGAGAGGATACGGGAGAACTTGGGGCGCGCCCTGCCCTACATCCTCACGGAGTTCCATATGAATAGGATGGTTAGGGAGGGGGCCAGCAGGGCCGAGGCCTACAGCAAGGCGAGGGGGATAAGGGCAGTGACGGACGACTATAAGCGGTGGCCCGTCGAGAAGTTGGTGGAGGACGCGTTGAGCCTAAAGCTCTGCGAATAA
- a CDS encoding AMP-binding protein encodes MNIWRPERTHLEESNVARYMSTYGLRSLDDFIAYTYDRPEEFWKSFEREVLKLKWAEGYQKVLDLSRGVQWPKWFVGGRLNIADQLEDSPAPLVKWEGEDGSKAVWSYAEVLYKARAVASWLKRSGLEKGDRVAVYMPMVPEIVPVVLGIIRAGGIFVPLFSGFGREAIRVRLEDSEAKFVFASDVSYRRGKEVDMLSELEAGLSKSVRQVVVHSRAKEVRDRVDLREVFRSGGDHMERTESEDPAMIIYTSGTTGRPKGTVHAHDGFPIKAAADVYFQFDLKRGETLTWVTDMGWMMGPWMVFAAYLLRGSMAFFEGAPDYPKERLWRFVEEFKVNVLGLAATLTRHLRSIGAAPEGGQVDSLKAFGNTGEPIDVESWLWLHRAGRERVPIINYSGGTEISGGILGCYVVKPIKPSSFNGASPGIKAAVYTEDGRPAPPGVEGELVVLSVWPGMTRGFWRDPQRYLETYWSKWPGVWAHGDAAMVDEEGYFYIVGRADDTIKVAGKRVGPAEIETVLNSHPAVAESAVVGKPDPIKGEVPVAFVVLKPGYQPSDELKKELISLSEKALGKAFGAVEEVYFVSQLPKTRNAKIMRRVIRAVLTGRNPGDLSALENPSAVEEIRRAVGLKS; translated from the coding sequence ATGAATATATGGAGACCCGAGAGGACCCACCTAGAGGAGTCTAATGTAGCTAGATATATGTCTACATATGGCCTCAGGAGCCTTGACGACTTCATAGCCTATACATACGATAGACCGGAGGAGTTCTGGAAGTCCTTCGAGCGCGAGGTGTTGAAGCTCAAATGGGCCGAGGGCTACCAGAAGGTCCTCGACCTCTCCCGCGGGGTCCAGTGGCCCAAGTGGTTTGTGGGCGGTAGGCTCAACATAGCGGACCAGCTCGAGGACTCGCCGGCCCCCCTGGTGAAGTGGGAGGGCGAAGACGGCTCCAAGGCTGTCTGGAGCTACGCCGAGGTCCTCTACAAGGCAAGAGCCGTGGCGTCTTGGCTTAAAAGAAGTGGGCTTGAGAAGGGCGATAGGGTGGCCGTATACATGCCCATGGTCCCCGAGATAGTGCCTGTAGTTTTGGGCATCATTAGGGCCGGCGGGATCTTTGTGCCTCTCTTTAGCGGGTTCGGCAGGGAGGCCATTAGGGTCAGACTGGAGGACAGCGAGGCCAAATTCGTCTTCGCCTCCGACGTGTCCTACCGTAGAGGCAAGGAGGTCGACATGTTGTCTGAGCTCGAGGCTGGCCTCTCGAAATCGGTTAGACAGGTGGTGGTGCATTCGAGGGCCAAGGAGGTCAGGGACAGAGTCGACTTGAGGGAGGTGTTTAGGTCTGGCGGAGACCACATGGAGAGGACCGAGTCCGAGGATCCCGCCATGATAATATATACCTCGGGCACCACGGGGAGGCCTAAAGGCACGGTCCACGCCCACGACGGATTTCCCATAAAGGCGGCCGCTGACGTTTACTTCCAGTTCGACCTAAAGCGCGGCGAGACTCTCACTTGGGTGACCGACATGGGCTGGATGATGGGGCCCTGGATGGTCTTCGCGGCGTACCTACTAAGGGGCTCCATGGCCTTCTTTGAGGGCGCGCCGGACTACCCCAAGGAGAGGCTATGGCGCTTCGTGGAGGAGTTCAAGGTGAACGTCTTGGGCCTCGCGGCGACGCTCACTAGGCACCTCCGCTCCATAGGGGCGGCCCCCGAGGGGGGCCAGGTGGACTCCCTCAAGGCGTTCGGAAACACGGGGGAGCCCATAGACGTGGAGAGCTGGCTTTGGCTCCACAGGGCGGGGAGAGAGAGGGTGCCCATAATAAACTACTCGGGCGGCACCGAGATCTCCGGCGGCATACTGGGCTGTTACGTCGTCAAGCCCATAAAGCCCAGCTCCTTCAACGGGGCGTCGCCTGGCATAAAGGCCGCTGTATATACGGAAGACGGAAGGCCGGCCCCGCCGGGCGTCGAGGGCGAGCTGGTAGTCCTTTCGGTCTGGCCCGGCATGACGAGGGGCTTCTGGCGCGACCCCCAGCGCTACCTCGAGACCTACTGGTCGAAGTGGCCCGGCGTTTGGGCCCACGGAGACGCCGCCATGGTGGACGAAGAGGGCTACTTCTACATAGTGGGGAGGGCCGACGACACCATCAAGGTCGCCGGGAAGCGCGTGGGCCCTGCCGAGATAGAGACTGTCTTGAATTCCCATCCGGCCGTGGCGGAGTCCGCCGTAGTCGGCAAGCCCGACCCCATAAAGGGCGAGGTGCCTGTGGCCTTCGTGGTCCTCAAACCCGGCTACCAGCCCAGCGACGAGCTCAAAAAGGAGCTCATTTCGCTAAGCGAAAAGGCTCTGGGCAAAGCCTTCGGCGCAGTCGAAGAGGTGTACTTCGTGTCGCAACTGCCGAAGACCCGCAATGCGAAGATCATGAGGAGGGTCATAAGAGCTGTCTTGACCGGCAGAAATCCCGGTGACCTCTCGGCGCTTGAGAACCCGAGCGCCGTGGAGGAGATAAGGAGGGCGGTCGGACTTAAATCATAA
- a CDS encoding winged helix-turn-helix transcriptional regulator — translation MCFEAVRAHTAEARRVAERFGISVRDDAEFVLVYGTDRDILEALRNRDEVVVGISPRGVDAELAFASEDLFPIVAARAECAVMKIPRLHAEVGGVLVKAVNEVAVFPRRSAALMSYRVVVDGLLAFSDVADGVLVSTPLGSSAYARSAGGSVIDPDAEVLEIVPVNSTARRPPYVVPLKKRIEILDVKSRFLPELIADGRIRTPLAEGKAKIWAGSTARLLRPIAVRANAEPAPRLSPSMRYVYKVLEERGPLTARALAELTGLPLRTVEYALSALRRAGLVEAKRAGGLRVYSIRG, via the coding sequence ATGTGTTTCGAGGCCGTGAGGGCCCACACGGCCGAGGCCAGGAGGGTGGCGGAGAGGTTCGGGATATCGGTTAGAGACGACGCCGAGTTCGTCTTGGTCTACGGCACGGATAGAGACATCTTAGAGGCCTTGAGGAATAGAGATGAGGTGGTGGTGGGCATATCGCCTAGAGGCGTAGACGCCGAGCTGGCTTTCGCCTCGGAGGACTTGTTCCCCATCGTGGCGGCCAGAGCCGAATGCGCCGTGATGAAAATACCGAGGCTACACGCCGAGGTCGGCGGGGTTCTCGTCAAGGCCGTCAACGAGGTGGCGGTGTTCCCTAGGAGGTCGGCGGCCTTGATGTCGTATAGAGTCGTGGTCGACGGCCTTCTGGCCTTCAGCGACGTGGCTGACGGCGTCTTGGTCTCGACGCCGCTCGGCTCTTCTGCATATGCCAGATCGGCCGGGGGCTCCGTAATAGACCCAGACGCCGAGGTCTTGGAGATCGTGCCCGTCAACTCGACCGCGAGGAGGCCGCCCTACGTGGTGCCCCTCAAGAAGAGGATAGAGATACTGGACGTCAAGTCTAGATTCCTGCCGGAGCTGATCGCCGACGGCCGCATAAGGACCCCTCTGGCCGAGGGGAAGGCTAAGATCTGGGCCGGCTCCACCGCCCGCCTCCTAAGGCCCATAGCCGTTAGGGCCAACGCAGAGCCCGCGCCGAGGCTCTCGCCCTCTATGAGGTACGTCTATAAGGTCCTAGAGGAGAGGGGGCCCCTCACGGCGAGAGCTCTAGCCGAGCTGACAGGCCTCCCCCTCAGAACGGTCGAGTACGCGTTGAGCGCCTTGAGGAGGGCGGGCCTTGTGGAGGCCAAGAGGGCCGGCGGGCTGAGAGTCTACTCCATTAGGGGGTGA
- a CDS encoding ATPase, whose translation MLKAALFSGGKDSVYAALTQWPVDLFVTFIYEFPRPSPHLINLHKAVELAGALGVPLALLKVDRGKEFQQEAEFLRRLGVDVIVAGDQAVEEHLRYMERLAGEVGASLKEPLWGLDPVEVLARELEELEFLVVGARELEAVCDYVDRRAAPSFLEKARRLGFDPIGERGEYHSLTVKVRRLGASISYRCLDVKRHQDYYIALVA comes from the coding sequence ATGCTTAAAGCCGCTTTGTTCTCGGGGGGCAAGGACAGTGTCTACGCCGCGTTGACGCAATGGCCTGTGGACCTATTCGTGACTTTCATCTACGAGTTCCCGCGTCCGTCTCCCCACCTCATCAACTTGCATAAGGCCGTGGAGCTCGCGGGGGCCTTGGGGGTCCCCCTCGCCTTGCTCAAAGTGGATAGGGGGAAGGAGTTTCAGCAGGAGGCGGAATTCCTCAGGCGGCTGGGCGTAGACGTAATTGTGGCGGGGGACCAGGCTGTGGAGGAACATTTGAGGTATATGGAGAGGCTGGCGGGGGAGGTCGGGGCGTCCCTCAAGGAGCCGCTCTGGGGGCTGGACCCGGTCGAGGTCTTGGCGAGGGAGCTGGAGGAGTTGGAGTTCTTGGTGGTGGGGGCCCGCGAGCTGGAGGCCGTCTGCGACTACGTCGACAGACGCGCCGCGCCCTCCTTCTTGGAGAAGGCGAGGAGGCTCGGCTTCGACCCCATAGGCGAGCGGGGCGAGTACCACAGCCTGACGGTGAAGGTCAGGCGGCTAGGCGCCTCTATATCCTATCGTTGTCTCGACGTCAAGAGGCATCAAGACTACTATATAGCCCTAGTGGCATGA
- a CDS encoding alkaline phosphatase family protein produces the protein MTRLFVLCLDGMPIEAFERLRDEMPNIAEIADRGVWGAMRAVDPPITVPAWASMFTGRDPGQLGIYGFRHMRRGSYEGYVVTSRELKEQYVWERRGLKSVVVGLPPGYPPRRYGVWISDFLTPKGRPWAHPPELMEKFPGYIFDVEYRTDRKDEAYRALVEMTKYRFEVAERLMELDWDIFVLHEIGTDRAHHLFQKYWDPEHPAYEPGNPHEDKIPKYYRLVDELAGRLFEKLKDAEVLVISDHGNQAQRGVLALNELLRQWGLLEYSREPKRGEDIEAVVDWRRTKAVAWGGYYARIFLNTTDRPQGIVDREEAEDLKRELKRKLKSLKAPWGHIVNAVYEPRELYRALEGDYPDLMAYFDAVRVRPVQTVGYDSIWLEGNDRGPDDSLHSFNGFYAATWGDAKKKDIHALDVAKILEEAL, from the coding sequence ATGACGCGGCTCTTCGTGTTGTGCCTCGACGGTATGCCCATCGAGGCCTTCGAGAGGCTACGAGACGAGATGCCCAATATAGCCGAGATAGCGGATAGAGGCGTCTGGGGCGCCATGAGGGCCGTCGACCCACCCATAACCGTGCCCGCCTGGGCCTCTATGTTCACCGGCAGAGACCCAGGCCAGTTGGGCATATACGGCTTCCGCCACATGAGGCGCGGCTCCTACGAGGGCTACGTGGTGACCAGCCGCGAGTTGAAAGAGCAGTACGTCTGGGAAAGGAGGGGCTTGAAGTCGGTGGTGGTGGGGCTACCGCCCGGATATCCGCCCAGGAGGTATGGCGTATGGATAAGCGACTTCTTGACGCCGAAAGGCAGGCCCTGGGCCCACCCGCCGGAGCTCATGGAGAAGTTCCCGGGCTACATCTTCGACGTGGAATACCGCACGGACAGAAAGGACGAGGCGTACAGAGCCCTCGTGGAGATGACGAAATATCGGTTCGAGGTCGCCGAGAGGCTTATGGAGCTCGATTGGGACATCTTCGTGCTACACGAGATCGGGACCGACAGGGCCCACCACCTCTTCCAGAAGTACTGGGACCCCGAACATCCCGCCTACGAGCCCGGCAACCCCCACGAGGACAAAATACCTAAGTACTACAGGCTGGTAGACGAGCTGGCCGGCCGCCTCTTCGAGAAGTTGAAGGACGCCGAGGTCCTAGTCATCTCCGACCACGGAAACCAGGCCCAAAGGGGCGTCTTGGCCCTAAACGAGCTCCTCCGCCAGTGGGGCCTCCTGGAGTACTCGAGGGAGCCCAAAAGGGGCGAGGACATAGAGGCGGTAGTGGACTGGCGTAGGACGAAGGCGGTCGCCTGGGGCGGCTACTACGCGAGGATCTTCCTAAACACGACAGACAGACCCCAGGGGATAGTGGATAGGGAGGAGGCCGAAGACCTAAAGCGCGAGCTGAAGCGGAAGCTCAAATCCCTAAAGGCCCCCTGGGGCCATATAGTCAATGCCGTATACGAGCCCCGCGAGCTCTACAGGGCGCTCGAAGGCGACTACCCCGACCTCATGGCCTACTTCGACGCAGTTAGGGTTAGGCCAGTTCAGACTGTCGGCTACGACTCCATATGGCTTGAGGGAAACGACAGAGGGCCCGATGACTCCCTCCACAGCTTCAACGGCTTCTACGCGGCCACTTGGGGCGACGCAAAGAAGAAAGACATACACGCCCTAGACGTCGCGAAGATCCTAGAGGAGGCGTTGTGA
- a CDS encoding asparagine synthase-related protein yields the protein MSLPELLVRAAAEAKCDGVLLSGGLDSTTVAWALVKAGLKPVAFNAQYAPAPGTDVPYLLEAARALRLRAVIYWADEEEAVRAAEEVVGILKVFNPMEVVNCAAAYLAMRAAADFGVRKICTGDGGDELFAGYSYMHKMAPRELDEYIRRLAESWYFCAFDVGRALGLGVAAPYLHPAVVRYALSIPAEEKVREGVGKYVVRRQFEGLLPREIVWRRKDPLEVGSGFSALYDVLAKRAEGYTADIPVSGAAKYLYKTFRERGLSYPRDSESPCPICGYRLRGNYCPMCGHYAGP from the coding sequence ATGAGCCTCCCCGAGCTGTTGGTCAGGGCCGCCGCCGAGGCGAAGTGCGACGGCGTTTTGCTCTCAGGCGGCCTCGACTCCACGACGGTGGCCTGGGCTCTAGTGAAGGCCGGCCTCAAGCCGGTGGCCTTCAACGCGCAGTACGCCCCGGCCCCGGGGACCGACGTGCCGTACCTCTTGGAGGCCGCCAGGGCCTTGAGGCTGAGGGCTGTGATATATTGGGCTGACGAGGAGGAGGCCGTGAGGGCCGCGGAGGAGGTCGTGGGGATACTCAAGGTCTTCAACCCCATGGAGGTGGTCAACTGCGCGGCCGCATATCTGGCCATGAGGGCCGCGGCGGACTTCGGCGTGAGGAAGATCTGCACAGGCGACGGCGGGGACGAACTCTTCGCGGGCTACAGCTATATGCACAAGATGGCCCCGAGGGAGCTGGACGAATATATAAGGCGGCTGGCCGAGAGCTGGTACTTCTGCGCCTTCGACGTGGGGAGGGCCTTGGGCCTCGGGGTGGCGGCGCCATATCTACATCCGGCGGTGGTCCGATATGCCCTCTCGATACCCGCCGAGGAGAAAGTGAGGGAGGGAGTAGGGAAGTACGTAGTGAGGAGGCAGTTCGAGGGGCTCCTCCCGCGGGAGATAGTCTGGAGGAGGAAAGACCCCCTCGAGGTGGGCAGCGGCTTCTCGGCGCTCTACGACGTGTTGGCCAAAAGGGCGGAGGGCTATACGGCCGACATACCGGTCTCGGGGGCGGCCAAGTACCTATACAAGACCTTCAGAGAGCGGGGCCTTTCGTACCCCAGAGACTCAGAGTCGCCGTGCCCCATATGCGGCTACAGGCTGAGGGGGAACTACTGCCCCATGTGCGGGCATTACGCCGGCCCCTAA
- a CDS encoding ATP-binding protein: MERIFVDRERELKFLEERYAEGKPHLIVVYGRRRVGKTELLRRFIEGKPCVYFLAARTSLRDNLAELRRRLAEATGRKYFERLEVSSLGELLRYYWEEVERPCLVVDEFGYLVELDAGVLSDLQRAWDEFLSKKPTFLVLCGSTVSTIEVEVLGRKSPLYGRRTGSWEVRPLDFRWTRALLPRYGFEDAVKAWAVAGGVPLYLKELDDSKTPEENIRDAVFAKGRLLYDEGYFLLREELREPSTYLTVLKYIALGYTTVGKLSSAAGLDKGNLMKYLSVLESLGLVKHVVPYGQRRKGAYAIADNYMWFWLKFVLPNRGELELGLAEEVLRREGQRLEQHYGLVFEELVRDLISTGAVKLPFRPKYVGQWWRGDAQIDVVALDEENALFAEVKWGRADRRDFEDLVERAQRVDVGRRRRHYLVFARGGTAEGLVDFQELDRATSPR; this comes from the coding sequence GTGGAACGTATATTTGTCGATAGGGAGCGCGAATTGAAGTTCCTCGAGGAGAGGTACGCCGAGGGCAAGCCCCACCTCATCGTCGTATACGGCAGGAGGAGAGTCGGGAAGACGGAGCTGTTGAGGCGGTTTATAGAGGGCAAGCCCTGTGTCTACTTCCTGGCGGCGCGGACCTCTTTGAGGGACAACTTGGCCGAGCTTAGGCGCCGCCTCGCCGAGGCCACTGGGAGGAAGTACTTCGAGAGGCTGGAGGTCTCATCGCTGGGCGAGCTCCTTAGGTACTACTGGGAGGAGGTAGAGAGGCCTTGTCTCGTCGTGGACGAATTCGGCTACCTGGTGGAGCTCGACGCGGGGGTCCTTTCGGATCTGCAGAGGGCGTGGGACGAGTTCCTCTCTAAGAAGCCCACATTTCTGGTCCTCTGCGGCTCTACGGTGTCCACCATAGAGGTGGAGGTGTTGGGCAGGAAGTCCCCCCTATACGGTAGGCGTACGGGGAGCTGGGAGGTGAGGCCTCTGGACTTCCGCTGGACCAGAGCCCTCCTCCCGCGCTACGGCTTCGAGGACGCCGTCAAGGCCTGGGCGGTGGCTGGGGGAGTGCCCCTCTACCTAAAGGAGCTGGACGACTCCAAGACGCCGGAGGAGAACATAAGGGATGCCGTCTTCGCCAAGGGGAGGTTGCTGTACGACGAGGGCTATTTCCTCCTTAGGGAGGAGCTCAGAGAGCCCTCGACCTACCTCACAGTGTTGAAGTACATCGCCCTCGGCTACACCACCGTGGGGAAGCTCTCCAGCGCGGCGGGGCTGGACAAGGGCAATTTGATGAAGTACCTCTCGGTCCTCGAGTCTCTAGGCCTCGTCAAACATGTGGTGCCCTACGGGCAGAGGCGGAAGGGGGCCTACGCGATCGCCGACAACTACATGTGGTTCTGGCTTAAATTCGTCCTCCCCAATAGGGGAGAGCTGGAGCTGGGCCTCGCCGAGGAGGTCCTCCGTAGGGAGGGCCAGAGGCTGGAGCAACACTACGGCTTGGTGTTCGAGGAGCTGGTCAGAGACCTCATCTCGACGGGGGCCGTCAAACTGCCCTTTAGGCCTAAGTATGTCGGCCAGTGGTGGCGCGGCGACGCCCAGATAGACGTGGTGGCGCTGGACGAGGAGAACGCCCTATTCGCCGAGGTGAAGTGGGGGAGGGCCGACAGGCGCGACTTTGAGGACCTCGTGGAGAGAGCCCAGAGGGTGGATGTAGGCCGGCGGAGGCGGCACTACCTCGTCTTCGCCAGGGGCGGGACGGCGGAGGGCCTGGTGGACTTCCAGGAGCTGGACAGAGCCACGTCGCCTCGGTGA
- a CDS encoding thioesterase family protein, with amino-acid sequence MPFEARFYLYWSQTDAAGIAHFSEFFTLVEHAEEEFYRSKGVLEAHSRLPRVEAHAVFKSPLRRGDLARVVLRPLELKEKAVKYGFEIYNETTGLLSAEGYIVAVCVENEGGRLKSTKCPQELIEAWRSIE; translated from the coding sequence ATGCCCTTCGAGGCGCGGTTCTACCTCTACTGGTCCCAAACCGACGCGGCGGGGATAGCCCACTTTTCGGAGTTCTTCACTCTGGTGGAACACGCCGAGGAGGAGTTCTACCGCTCCAAGGGCGTGTTGGAGGCCCACAGCAGGTTGCCCAGAGTTGAGGCCCATGCGGTCTTCAAGTCGCCTTTGAGGAGGGGCGATCTGGCCAGAGTCGTCTTGAGGCCGTTGGAGCTGAAGGAGAAGGCCGTCAAATACGGCTTCGAGATATACAACGAGACTACAGGCCTCCTGTCGGCTGAGGGCTATATCGTGGCGGTATGTGTGGAGAACGAGGGCGGGAGGCTTAAGTCGACTAAATGCCCGCAGGAGCTGATAGAGGCATGGAGAAGTATAGAGTAG
- a CDS encoding CaiB/BaiF CoA-transferase family protein: protein MEKYRVVELAQLYPGPLAGRLLAGWGFEVVKIEPPGGDPMRHYIPSLFEALNAGKYSVVLDLKREEDRKKLYRIVEGARAVISSFRRASAERLGVSYEALSSINPNLLYVAITSYKDSDLPGHDLNFAAVAGLLEGRPIVPQCVDVASGLMAAFAVAAAVATGRSGYVEVPMESAAYMLNLLNFAQLRDRGDVLLTGRYPFYNVYGCRGGKVALGAVEEKFWRRFCELIGRRDLEGRMYDPSAVGEVEREVSAKDCKELLHRAEELDVPLSEMRDLLEASRCVDLQDLVAPLFLKGGRAPRLGEHNALFEV from the coding sequence ATGGAGAAGTATAGAGTAGTGGAGCTGGCCCAGCTCTACCCCGGCCCTCTGGCGGGGAGGCTTCTCGCTGGCTGGGGCTTCGAGGTGGTCAAAATAGAGCCGCCCGGCGGCGACCCCATGCGGCACTATATACCCTCGCTATTCGAGGCGTTGAACGCAGGGAAGTACAGCGTCGTCCTGGACTTAAAGAGGGAAGAGGATAGGAAGAAGCTCTACAGGATAGTGGAGGGGGCCCGGGCGGTCATCTCCAGCTTTAGGAGGGCCTCCGCGGAGAGGCTCGGCGTCTCCTACGAGGCTCTGAGCTCTATAAACCCCAATTTGCTATACGTGGCGATTACCAGCTACAAGGACTCGGACCTCCCCGGCCACGACCTGAACTTCGCGGCGGTCGCAGGCCTCTTGGAGGGGAGGCCCATCGTGCCTCAATGCGTCGATGTGGCGTCCGGCCTTATGGCGGCCTTCGCAGTGGCGGCGGCAGTAGCCACCGGCCGTTCCGGCTACGTGGAGGTCCCCATGGAATCGGCCGCCTATATGTTGAACCTACTGAACTTCGCCCAGTTGAGAGATAGAGGCGACGTCCTCCTCACGGGCCGCTACCCCTTCTACAACGTCTACGGCTGTAGGGGCGGCAAGGTGGCCCTAGGCGCCGTCGAGGAGAAGTTCTGGCGGCGCTTCTGCGAGCTCATAGGAAGGAGGGACCTAGAGGGCCGTATGTACGACCCCTCGGCCGTGGGAGAAGTGGAGAGGGAAGTATCGGCCAAGGACTGCAAGGAGCTACTGCACAGAGCCGAGGAGCTCGACGTGCCTCTATCCGAGATGAGAGATCTACTGGAGGCCTCCAGGTGCGTCGACTTGCAGGACTTAGTGGCGCCTCTCTTCCTCAAGGGCGGCCGGGCACCACGGCTCGGCGAACACAACGCGCTTTTCGAAGTCTAG